The following are from one region of the Gloeomargarita lithophora Alchichica-D10 genome:
- a CDS encoding ParA family protein translates to MTAPIIAFFNNKGGVGKTSLVYHLAWMYFDLGLKVIAADLDPQANLTAAFLNEDRLEEVWEGSNTHSYNTIFQCVRPLLSGIGDIATPNSEKIEDGLSLLIGDLQLSGFEDELSSQWSDCLDRKERAFRVISAFWRVLSQAASSASADVVLVDLGPNLGAINRAALIASDYIVVPLSPDIFSLQGLKNLGPTVRRWREEWQERILKNPVSNLALPTGKMQPVGYVILQHGVRFDRPVKAFQKWIERIPDIYNTQVIQEPNEIILTPSSDPNRLALLKHYQSLMPMAQESHKPIFHLKPADGAIGSHIDAVKLVYWDFKDLAQKIADRTELLLPDSQPTLEPELK, encoded by the coding sequence ATGACCGCACCAATCATTGCCTTCTTCAACAATAAGGGAGGAGTTGGAAAAACATCTCTTGTCTATCATTTAGCCTGGATGTACTTTGATTTAGGGTTAAAAGTAATCGCCGCAGATTTAGACCCTCAAGCTAATTTAACGGCAGCTTTTCTAAATGAAGATCGATTAGAAGAGGTATGGGAAGGTAGCAATACCCATAGCTACAATACTATTTTTCAATGCGTCAGACCTTTATTAAGTGGTATTGGTGATATTGCAACTCCAAATTCAGAAAAGATAGAAGATGGATTAAGCCTTTTAATTGGCGATTTACAACTGTCTGGGTTTGAAGACGAATTGTCCTCCCAGTGGTCTGATTGCCTTGATCGCAAAGAACGAGCATTCAGAGTTATCTCGGCGTTTTGGCGCGTATTGAGTCAAGCCGCATCTAGTGCTAGTGCTGATGTTGTCTTGGTTGATTTAGGTCCTAACTTAGGAGCAATTAACCGAGCGGCACTTATCGCCTCAGACTACATTGTAGTTCCTCTTTCCCCAGATATTTTCTCATTGCAAGGACTAAAAAACCTTGGGCCAACCGTAAGACGCTGGAGAGAAGAATGGCAAGAACGTATCCTCAAGAACCCAGTCTCAAACCTCGCTCTACCAACAGGGAAAATGCAACCTGTGGGATATGTTATTCTTCAACATGGTGTTCGATTTGACCGTCCTGTAAAGGCATTCCAAAAATGGATTGAACGAATTCCAGATATTTATAATACCCAAGTTATTCAAGAACCAAATGAAATTATCTTAACGCCATCAAGCGACCCAAATCGCTTAGCCTTACTTAAACACTATCAAAGTTTAATGCCAATGGCTCAGGAGTCTCATAAACCCATTTTTCATCTTAAACCTGCGGATGGGGCAATCGGTTCTCATATTGATGCTGTCAAGCTAGTGTACTGGGATTTCAAGGATCTAGCCCAGAAAATTGCTGATCGAACGGAACTATTATTGCCCGACTCGCAACCAACTCTTGAACCAGAATTAAAGTAG
- a CDS encoding site-2 protease family protein: MQGGIRVGALFGIPLYLDPSWFVIALLVTWGNSLRWRELYPDWPGSWVWGVGLLLALGLFGSVLLHELGHSLVAKAQGVKVRSITLFLFGGVATLERESRTPMQALRVAVAGPVVSLGLAGILGAMVWLLGGERLLLELSQAQDETLRPILTAFTEKIGLKRVVISAIAWNLASINLVLGVFNLLPGLPLDGGQVLKACIWQVTGSPFRGVQWAAGSGWILGILGMVLGVLTLFSGGIWLFLIGWFMAINAQTYRQYSVLQEMLLKTLVHQIMSREFRVLGAELCLRDFVDLYCLPAQTPEIYFAEADGRYLGLVDSGRLSRIERSQWSSASLATIVIPLDELPKVREQDNLAQAIIALGDDHAWLLVRSPVGGVQGLVLRGDVLKPLAPFLGLSGSDLERVNREGRYPQGLNLVPLAQKALEMAAALPETQH; encoded by the coding sequence ATGCAAGGGGGAATCCGGGTCGGTGCGTTGTTTGGGATTCCCCTGTACCTTGACCCGTCTTGGTTTGTGATTGCCCTGTTGGTGACCTGGGGCAATAGTTTGCGGTGGCGAGAGTTATACCCGGATTGGCCGGGGAGTTGGGTGTGGGGCGTGGGGTTATTGTTGGCGTTGGGCTTGTTCGGCTCGGTGCTGTTGCATGAGTTGGGGCATAGTTTGGTGGCCAAAGCCCAGGGGGTGAAGGTGCGCTCGATCACCCTGTTTTTGTTTGGGGGGGTGGCGACCCTAGAGCGGGAATCCCGGACACCGATGCAGGCGTTGCGGGTGGCGGTTGCGGGGCCGGTGGTGAGTTTGGGGCTGGCAGGTATTCTGGGGGCAATGGTGTGGTTACTAGGGGGGGAACGTCTTTTATTGGAGCTTAGCCAAGCCCAAGATGAAACGCTTCGCCCTATCCTCACCGCTTTTACAGAAAAGATTGGCCTCAAACGTGTTGTCATCAGTGCTATTGCCTGGAATTTAGCAAGTATCAATCTTGTTTTAGGTGTGTTCAACCTGCTCCCAGGATTACCCCTTGATGGAGGGCAGGTCTTGAAAGCCTGTATTTGGCAGGTGACGGGCAGTCCGTTCAGGGGGGTGCAGTGGGCGGCTGGGTCGGGTTGGATACTGGGGATATTAGGGATGGTGTTGGGAGTGCTAACTCTGTTTAGTGGGGGTATTTGGCTATTCCTAATTGGTTGGTTTATGGCGATTAATGCCCAGACCTACCGCCAGTACAGTGTTTTACAAGAAATGCTTCTCAAAACCCTGGTGCATCAAATTATGAGCCGGGAGTTTCGGGTGTTGGGGGCGGAATTGTGTTTGCGGGATTTTGTGGATTTGTACTGCTTGCCTGCCCAGACCCCGGAGATTTATTTTGCGGAGGCGGATGGCCGTTACCTGGGGTTGGTGGATAGCGGGCGCTTGTCTCGGATTGAACGCAGTCAATGGTCGAGTGCATCCCTGGCAACCATCGTGATTCCCCTGGATGAACTCCCCAAGGTGCGGGAGCAGGATAATTTGGCACAGGCAATTATTGCCCTGGGGGATGATCATGCTTGGCTGTTGGTGCGTTCCCCGGTGGGGGGGGTGCAGGGCTTGGTTCTGCGGGGGGATGTGCTGAAACCCCTGGCGCCCTTTTTGGGGTTGAGCGGGTCGGATTTGGAGCGGGTGAACCGGGAGGGGCGGTATCCCCAGGGCTTAAACCTGGTGCCTTTGGCGCAAAAAGCCCTAGAAATGGCGGCCGCTCTCCCAGAAACCCAGCATTAA
- the groES gene encoding co-chaperone GroES produces MATITLNVSTVTPLGDRVLVKVSQSEEKTAGGILLPDTAKEKPQIGEVAAVGPGKRDEDGERQALEVKVGDKVLYSKYAGTEIKIGSEEYVLLAEKDILATVQ; encoded by the coding sequence ATGGCAACCATCACCTTGAATGTATCCACCGTAACCCCATTGGGTGACCGGGTACTGGTGAAAGTCAGTCAATCCGAGGAAAAAACCGCCGGGGGCATCCTTTTGCCCGACACCGCCAAGGAAAAACCCCAAATCGGCGAAGTGGCCGCCGTTGGCCCTGGCAAACGGGATGAGGATGGGGAACGCCAAGCCCTGGAAGTCAAAGTCGGCGACAAAGTGCTGTACTCCAAGTACGCTGGCACGGAAATCAAAATCGGCAGTGAGGAATACGTCCTGCTGGCGGAAAAAGACATTCTCGCTACCGTTCAGTAA
- the murB gene encoding UDP-N-acetylmuramate dehydrogenase, protein MTPTELCREQAALAELTTYRVGGRAQWLAVPRCQDELLTVVAWANQQHLPVTVVGAGSNLLISDRGLTGLVLCTRYLRGVQWDETTGQMTAAAGMPLPQLAWDAARRGWHGLAWAVGIPGTVGGAVVMNAGAQGGCTADYLVAAQVWREGAITTCTTAELAYGYRASSLQISKGLVLSARWQCTPGHDPQLLLQQTSEYLHHRRSTQPYHLPSCGSVFRNPVQYKAGWLIEQSGLKGYQIGQAQVSPLHANFMVNLGGATAQNIYDLIHHVQAVVAEQWGIELHPEVKFLGEFSHRPV, encoded by the coding sequence ATGACCCCAACGGAACTGTGCCGGGAGCAGGCGGCCTTGGCGGAATTGACCACCTACCGGGTAGGCGGGCGGGCGCAGTGGTTGGCGGTGCCCCGGTGTCAGGATGAATTGCTTACGGTTGTGGCTTGGGCAAACCAGCAACATCTGCCGGTGACGGTGGTAGGAGCCGGTTCTAATTTGCTAATCAGCGACCGAGGGCTGACGGGATTAGTCCTCTGCACCCGGTATCTGCGGGGGGTGCAGTGGGATGAAACCACGGGGCAAATGACGGCGGCGGCGGGGATGCCCTTACCTCAGTTGGCCTGGGATGCGGCCCGCCGGGGGTGGCACGGCCTGGCCTGGGCGGTGGGGATTCCTGGTACGGTGGGGGGTGCCGTGGTGATGAATGCGGGGGCGCAGGGGGGCTGTACGGCGGATTACCTGGTTGCGGCGCAGGTTTGGCGGGAAGGGGCAATCACCACCTGTACTACAGCAGAATTAGCTTACGGTTACCGTGCTTCCAGTTTGCAAATTAGTAAGGGGCTGGTGTTGTCCGCCCGTTGGCAATGTACCCCCGGCCATGACCCGCAACTTTTACTCCAACAAACCAGTGAGTATTTGCACCACCGGCGCAGTACCCAGCCCTACCATTTACCCAGTTGTGGCAGTGTGTTTCGCAATCCAGTGCAGTACAAAGCGGGTTGGTTGATTGAGCAAAGTGGCTTAAAGGGCTATCAAATCGGCCAAGCCCAAGTTTCCCCCCTGCACGCTAACTTTATGGTCAATTTGGGGGGGGCAACGGCGCAGAATATTTACGATTTAATCCATCATGTGCAAGCGGTGGTCGCCGAACAGTGGGGGATTGAATTACACCCAGAGGTGAAATTTTTAGGGGAGTTTAGCCATCGCCCAGTTTGA
- the psaK gene encoding photosystem I reaction center subunit PsaK gives MNPLLLTVPTTVPWSSSVALVMIGCNLFAVAIGYYAIQAKGVGPALPLPELFKGFGLPELLGTAALGHVLGAGMVLGLANSGLL, from the coding sequence ATGAATCCCCTACTTTTGACGGTGCCGACGACGGTGCCCTGGTCTTCGAGTGTGGCTTTGGTGATGATCGGTTGCAATCTGTTTGCGGTGGCGATTGGCTACTACGCCATCCAGGCCAAGGGGGTGGGGCCGGCCTTGCCGTTGCCGGAATTATTCAAGGGGTTTGGCCTGCCGGAGTTGTTGGGGACGGCGGCCTTGGGTCATGTGCTGGGGGCGGGGATGGTGCTGGGTTTAGCCAATTCGGGATTGTTGTAA
- the groL gene encoding chaperonin GroEL (60 kDa chaperone family; promotes refolding of misfolded polypeptides especially under stressful conditions; forms two stacked rings of heptamers to form a barrel-shaped 14mer; ends can be capped by GroES; misfolded proteins enter the barrel where they are refolded when GroES binds), translated as MAKKILYYEEARRALERGMDILAEAVAVTLGPKGRNVVLEKKFGAPQIVNDGVTIAKEIELEDHVENTGVALIRQAASKTNDVAGDGTTTATVLAHAMVKEGLRNVAAGANPIALKRGIDKATNFVVEKIASHARQVEDSKAIAQVASISAGNDEEVGQMIAAAMDKVGKEGVISLEEGKSTSTELEVTEGMRFDKGYISPYFATDPERMETVLEEALLLITDKKIALVQDLVPVLEQVARAGRPLVIIAEDIEKEALATLVVNKLRGVLNVAAVKAPGFGDRRKAMLQDIAVLTGGQVISEETGSKLDSVRMEMLGKARRVNITKDHTTLIAEGNEVAVKARCEQIRKQIEETDSSYDKEKLQERLAKLAGGVAVIKVGAATETEMKDKKLRLEDAINATKAAVEEGIVPGGGTTLAHLAPELESWAKGTLTNEELTGALIVSRALTAPLMRIAENAGVNGAVIADQVKDKAFDVGYDAAQGTYSNMIEAGIVDPAKVTRSALQNAASIAGMVLTTECIVVDKPEPKDKAPSAPGGGDFDY; from the coding sequence ATGGCTAAGAAAATTCTCTATTACGAAGAGGCGCGTCGTGCCCTGGAGCGGGGCATGGACATCCTCGCCGAAGCGGTAGCCGTCACCCTCGGCCCCAAGGGGCGCAACGTGGTGTTGGAAAAGAAATTTGGTGCCCCCCAAATTGTCAATGACGGGGTGACCATTGCCAAGGAAATCGAACTGGAAGACCACGTGGAAAATACCGGTGTGGCCTTGATCCGCCAAGCCGCCTCCAAAACCAACGATGTGGCCGGGGATGGCACAACCACCGCCACAGTATTGGCCCATGCCATGGTCAAAGAGGGTTTACGGAATGTGGCCGCCGGTGCCAATCCGATTGCCCTGAAACGGGGGATTGACAAAGCCACCAATTTTGTGGTGGAAAAAATTGCCAGCCACGCCCGTCAAGTGGAAGACTCCAAAGCCATTGCCCAGGTGGCCTCCATCTCCGCCGGGAATGACGAAGAGGTGGGGCAAATGATCGCCGCCGCCATGGACAAGGTGGGCAAAGAAGGCGTGATTTCCCTGGAAGAGGGCAAATCCACCAGCACCGAACTGGAAGTCACCGAAGGGATGCGCTTTGACAAGGGGTACATTTCCCCCTACTTTGCCACCGACCCGGAGCGGATGGAAACGGTGTTGGAAGAGGCGTTGTTGCTGATTACCGACAAGAAAATTGCCCTGGTGCAGGACCTCGTGCCGGTGCTGGAGCAGGTGGCACGGGCGGGGCGGCCCTTGGTGATCATCGCCGAGGACATTGAAAAAGAAGCCCTGGCGACCCTGGTGGTGAACAAACTGCGGGGGGTGTTGAACGTGGCCGCCGTCAAAGCCCCTGGGTTTGGTGACCGGCGCAAGGCCATGTTGCAGGACATCGCCGTACTGACTGGTGGGCAGGTGATTTCCGAAGAAACCGGCTCCAAGCTCGACAGTGTGCGGATGGAAATGCTGGGCAAAGCCCGGCGGGTGAACATCACCAAAGACCACACCACCCTGATCGCCGAAGGCAATGAAGTGGCGGTGAAAGCCCGGTGTGAGCAAATCCGTAAGCAAATTGAGGAAACCGATTCCTCCTACGACAAGGAAAAACTGCAAGAACGTCTGGCGAAACTGGCCGGGGGTGTGGCGGTGATCAAAGTCGGGGCGGCCACGGAAACCGAGATGAAGGACAAGAAATTGCGCCTGGAGGATGCCATCAACGCCACCAAGGCCGCCGTGGAGGAAGGTATCGTCCCTGGGGGCGGTACTACCCTGGCGCACCTGGCTCCCGAACTGGAAAGCTGGGCGAAGGGCACCCTGACCAACGAAGAGTTGACCGGGGCATTGATCGTCAGTCGGGCATTGACCGCACCCCTGATGCGGATCGCCGAAAACGCTGGCGTAAACGGGGCAGTGATCGCCGACCAGGTGAAGGACAAAGCCTTTGATGTGGGTTACGATGCCGCCCAGGGCACCTACAGCAACATGATCGAGGCCGGGATCGTTGACCCCGCCAAGGTCACCCGCTCTGCCCTGCAAAACGCCGCCTCCATTGCCGGGATGGTCTTGACCACCGAATGTATCGTGGTGGACAAACCCGAACCCAAGGACAAAGCACCATCAGCCCCCGGCGGCGGCGACTTCGACTACTAA
- a CDS encoding AlbA family DNA-binding domain-containing protein gives MDDQELVTLLSNLESDRVERKASISDMKKIRQAICAFANDLPNHKKPGVLLVGVNDDGTCANLSITDELLLSLANIRSEGKILPFPVLQVSKRTLNIAT, from the coding sequence ATGGATGATCAAGAGTTGGTAACACTTCTAAGTAATCTTGAGTCTGATAGAGTCGAGCGTAAAGCGTCAATTTCAGACATGAAAAAAATACGACAGGCGATTTGTGCTTTTGCTAACGATCTACCCAACCACAAAAAACCTGGAGTTCTTTTGGTAGGAGTTAATGATGACGGCACCTGCGCCAACTTGTCTATTACAGACGAGCTTCTCTTGAGCCTTGCCAATATACGCTCTGAAGGAAAGATTTTGCCGTTTCCGGTATTGCAAGTTAGTAAACGTACTCTAAATATAGCAACC
- a CDS encoding type I glyceraldehyde-3-phosphate dehydrogenase, producing MIKVAINGFGRIGRNFLRCWAGRATTGLEVVAINDTSDPKINAHLLKYDSMLGRWDAQITSDENSITVNGKTCKCYSDRNPENLPWKALGIDLIIEATGVFVDEKGASKHLNAGAKKVMITAPGKGAGIGTFVMGVNHTDYDHQQHHIISNASCTTNCLAPVVKVIHEQFGIVKGMMTTTHSYTGDQRLLDSSHRDLRRARAAAVNIVPTSTGAAKAVGLVLPELNGKLNGIAFRVPTPNVSLADLVVEVSQPTIAEEVNAALKQASEGALQGILGYNEEPLVSSDYRGTDTSSIVDAALTMVMDGTLVKVVAWYDNEWGYSQRVVDLAEYVAHNWVA from the coding sequence GTGATTAAGGTTGCAATTAATGGCTTTGGCCGCATCGGGCGCAACTTCCTGCGCTGTTGGGCGGGACGGGCGACCACTGGGCTGGAGGTTGTGGCAATCAACGACACTTCCGACCCGAAAATCAACGCCCACTTACTCAAGTATGATTCCATGTTGGGGCGTTGGGATGCCCAAATTACCAGTGATGAAAATTCGATTACGGTCAATGGTAAAACCTGCAAATGCTATTCCGACCGCAACCCGGAAAACCTACCCTGGAAGGCACTGGGTATTGATCTAATTATCGAAGCCACCGGGGTTTTTGTGGATGAAAAAGGTGCCAGCAAACACCTCAACGCCGGTGCCAAAAAAGTGATGATCACCGCACCGGGGAAAGGGGCAGGCATCGGCACTTTTGTCATGGGGGTCAACCATACCGACTACGACCACCAGCAACACCACATCATTAGCAATGCCAGTTGTACCACCAACTGCCTCGCCCCGGTGGTGAAGGTGATCCACGAGCAATTTGGCATTGTCAAAGGCATGATGACCACCACCCACAGCTACACCGGCGACCAACGGCTGTTGGACTCCAGCCACCGGGATTTGCGGCGGGCACGGGCGGCGGCGGTGAATATCGTCCCCACTTCCACCGGGGCGGCCAAGGCGGTGGGCTTGGTGTTACCCGAATTGAACGGCAAACTCAACGGCATCGCCTTCCGGGTGCCCACCCCCAACGTGTCCCTGGCGGATTTGGTGGTGGAGGTCAGCCAGCCCACCATTGCCGAAGAGGTGAATGCCGCTTTGAAACAAGCCAGCGAAGGAGCTTTGCAGGGTATTTTGGGGTACAACGAAGAACCCCTGGTGTCCAGCGATTACCGGGGTACCGACACCTCCTCCATCGTGGATGCGGCCTTAACCATGGTCATGGATGGCACCCTGGTGAAAGTTGTCGCCTGGTATGACAACGAATGGGGTTATTCCCAGCGGGTGGTGGACTTAGCCGAATACGTGGCGCACAACTGGGTGGCTTGA
- a CDS encoding ATP-binding protein, which yields CELAVVIVEPSDAPPVRFDGRTYIRVGPRRATATHEEERRLNEKRRARDLPFDLCPLVSASIDDLNLDIFQREYLTSALAPEVLEENQRSPHQQLASVRFATPPPESCPTVLGILIIGKDARQFVPGHYIQFLRIDGTELGNPIKDQKEISGSLLDILRILDETLQVNISIASDITSQSLELQHPDYPIEALRQLVRNAVMHRSYEQTNAPVKVYWFSDRIEISNPGGLFGQVNPENFGHGVTDYRNPHLAGVMKDLGYVQRFGYGIPTAKCALEKNGNPPPEFSFNDTHTLVVVRRQP from the coding sequence GCTGTGAATTAGCAGTTGTTATTGTGGAACCGTCAGATGCTCCTCCGGTTAGATTCGACGGACGGACATATATTCGAGTTGGCCCTAGACGCGCCACAGCTACACATGAAGAAGAACGTCGCCTTAATGAAAAAAGACGCGCCAGAGACTTACCTTTTGATTTGTGTCCTTTGGTTTCCGCTTCTATTGATGATTTGAATTTAGATATTTTTCAGCGTGAATATTTAACTTCAGCATTGGCACCAGAAGTTTTAGAGGAAAATCAGCGATCGCCCCATCAACAATTAGCTTCAGTTCGATTTGCAACTCCCCCACCAGAGTCTTGCCCAACCGTTTTAGGAATTTTGATTATTGGTAAAGATGCAAGGCAATTTGTTCCGGGACACTATATTCAATTTCTGAGAATAGATGGCACTGAATTGGGCAATCCCATTAAAGATCAGAAAGAAATTAGTGGATCACTACTGGATATTCTCCGCATACTAGATGAAACCCTACAAGTGAATATTTCAATTGCTTCAGATATTACCAGTCAGAGCCTTGAACTACAGCACCCAGATTATCCCATTGAAGCCCTACGGCAACTTGTCAGAAATGCAGTGATGCATCGCTCCTATGAACAAACAAATGCACCAGTAAAGGTATATTGGTTTAGCGATCGCATTGAAATTTCCAATCCAGGCGGGCTATTTGGGCAGGTTAACCCAGAAAACTTTGGTCATGGCGTTACAGACTATCGCAATCCACACTTAGCGGGAGTGATGAAAGATTTAGGATATGTACAACGTTTTGGTTATGGTATCCCCACCGCAAAATGCGCATTGGAGAAAAATGGTAATCCCCCTCCTGAATTTTCTTTTAATGATACTCATACATTGGTAGTTGTTAGGAGGCAACCATGA
- the murC gene encoding UDP-N-acetylmuramate--L-alanine ligase, with protein MPPRTLDLSGRPFHFIGIGGIGMSALAHILVSRGVAVSGSDVSVNGISARLETLGVRVTAQDGSALREWGEVLPQVICSTAISDSNPEYQLAQALGCPLFHRSEVLAALAQQYDSILVAGTHGKTTTSSLISHILLHAGYDPTIIIGGEVSTWGGNARLGQGRFLVAEADESDGTLVNLRGRVGVITNIELDHTNHFASLAQVVATFRAFAQHCGLMVICADCATAAQVGQELATPVLTYGLNVPATYTVTEVQYAPTGITAQVWEREQVLGTLSLPLFGQHNLKNTLAAVAVCRELGLAFPLIQEAVTTFTGARRRFELRGQGGGIEFYDDYAHHPSEIRATLNAARQRWPQGERRLVVVFQPHRYSRTASLLTDFGPVFAEAEVVMTLDIYGAGEANPTGLTGEDFAQQVRQYHPAVTYAPTLEAAEHHLQALLQPGDAVLFLGAGNLNRVIPSLLAFYQPSDPLTVG; from the coding sequence ATGCCACCCCGCACCCTCGATCTTTCTGGCCGCCCCTTTCATTTTATTGGCATTGGGGGCATTGGGATGTCGGCGCTGGCGCATATTCTGGTCAGCCGGGGGGTGGCGGTGTCCGGTTCGGATGTGTCGGTGAATGGCATCAGTGCCCGTTTGGAAACCCTGGGGGTGCGGGTGACGGCGCAGGATGGTTCGGCTCTGCGGGAGTGGGGGGAGGTTTTACCCCAGGTGATTTGTTCCACGGCGATTAGTGACTCCAACCCGGAATATCAACTGGCGCAGGCGTTGGGTTGCCCTCTATTTCATCGTTCCGAAGTGTTGGCCGCGCTTGCCCAGCAATATGACAGTATTTTGGTGGCGGGTACCCACGGCAAGACGACCACCAGCAGTTTAATTAGCCATATCCTGTTGCACGCTGGCTATGACCCCACGATTATTATTGGCGGCGAAGTAAGCACCTGGGGGGGCAATGCGCGCCTGGGTCAAGGGCGATTTCTGGTGGCGGAGGCGGATGAATCCGACGGCACCCTGGTCAACCTGCGGGGACGGGTGGGGGTGATTACCAACATTGAACTCGACCATACGAATCACTTTGCCTCCCTGGCGCAGGTGGTGGCAACGTTTCGGGCTTTTGCCCAGCATTGTGGGTTAATGGTCATCTGTGCCGATTGTGCTACGGCGGCGCAGGTGGGGCAGGAATTGGCCACCCCGGTTTTGACCTATGGGTTAAACGTCCCGGCCACTTATACGGTGACGGAGGTGCAGTACGCCCCAACCGGGATCACCGCCCAGGTGTGGGAGCGGGAGCAGGTTTTGGGAACGCTTTCTCTGCCCCTATTCGGCCAACATAATTTGAAAAACACCCTGGCGGCGGTGGCCGTCTGTCGGGAATTGGGGCTGGCGTTTCCCTTGATCCAGGAGGCCGTCACCACGTTTACCGGGGCACGGCGGCGGTTTGAATTGCGGGGGCAGGGCGGGGGAATTGAATTTTATGACGACTACGCCCACCATCCCAGCGAAATCCGGGCGACTTTGAATGCGGCACGCCAGCGGTGGCCCCAGGGGGAACGCCGGTTGGTGGTGGTGTTTCAGCCCCATCGCTACAGCCGCACGGCCAGTTTACTGACGGATTTTGGTCCGGTATTTGCCGAGGCGGAGGTGGTGATGACGCTGGATATTTACGGGGCGGGGGAGGCCAATCCTACGGGCTTGACGGGGGAAGATTTTGCCCAGCAGGTGCGCCAATATCACCCGGCGGTGACCTATGCCCCCACCCTGGAGGCGGCGGAACATCATTTGCAAGCATTATTGCAACCGGGGGATGCGGTGTTGTTTTTGGGAGCCGGAAACTTGAATCGGGTGATTCCTAGCCTGTTGGCGTTTTATCAGCCGAGTGACCCCCTCACGGTGGGATGA